A genomic segment from Actinomycetota bacterium encodes:
- a CDS encoding zinc-binding dehydrogenase translates to MRAVRLAGAKRLEVLELPDPDPGDGEVLVRVAAAGICGSDLSCYKTGVFSGSVLGHEFSGFVDGDPVVVDPKMPCGACADCRNGASYRCVEALTRGPGGVRDGAFAELVAVPKSCVHGLPAGLDVANACLVEPTSVSIHGVERAGFVPDEATVVGLGPIGLLAVAALRARGCANVVGVDPVMVRRTLAERLGAGTVHERIEDAPAGTTLVLECTGRPELLQQSTNLLAPGGVAILLGVPMSEASVVPMVWVTREQSVVGSISSSEADFRAAIELLADHPEIADIITKRVTLDELPNAFEELTTRPADGKVVVDPRKSV, encoded by the coding sequence GTGCGCGCCGTCCGCCTCGCCGGCGCGAAACGGCTCGAGGTGCTCGAGCTGCCCGACCCCGACCCCGGCGACGGCGAGGTGCTCGTCCGGGTCGCCGCCGCCGGGATCTGCGGCTCGGATCTGTCCTGCTACAAGACCGGCGTCTTCTCCGGGTCGGTGCTCGGGCACGAGTTCTCCGGGTTCGTCGACGGCGATCCGGTCGTCGTGGACCCGAAGATGCCGTGCGGCGCCTGCGCCGACTGCCGGAACGGCGCGTCCTATCGCTGCGTCGAGGCGCTCACGCGCGGGCCCGGCGGCGTGCGGGACGGCGCCTTCGCCGAGTTGGTCGCCGTCCCGAAGTCCTGCGTGCACGGTCTGCCGGCCGGGCTCGACGTCGCGAACGCGTGCTTGGTCGAGCCGACCTCAGTCTCGATCCACGGGGTCGAGCGCGCCGGGTTCGTGCCGGACGAGGCGACGGTGGTCGGGCTCGGGCCGATCGGCCTCCTCGCCGTCGCGGCGCTTCGCGCCCGCGGCTGCGCGAACGTCGTCGGGGTCGATCCCGTGATGGTTCGGCGGACGCTCGCGGAGAGGCTCGGCGCCGGTACCGTTCACGAGCGCATCGAGGACGCGCCGGCCGGCACCACGCTGGTGCTCGAGTGCACCGGTCGCCCGGAGCTGCTCCAGCAGTCGACGAACCTGCTCGCGCCCGGCGGGGTCGCGATCCTTCTCGGCGTTCCGATGTCGGAAGCGAGCGTCGTTCCGATGGTGTGGGTGACGCGCGAGCAGAGTGTGGTCGGCAGTATCTCCTCGAGCGAGGCCGACTTCCGTGCCGCGATCGAGCTTCTCGCGGACCACCCGGAGATCGCGGACATCATCACCAAGCGAGTGACGCTCGACGAACTTCCGAACGCGTTCGAGGAGCTCACCACCCGGCCGGCCGACGGCAAGGTCGTGGTCGATCCGAGGAAGTCCGTGTGA
- a CDS encoding thiamine pyrophosphate-binding protein, whose product MPEFVPGFIQPSASEGGTHGGLLMAQALKEAGVDTIFGLCGGHILGLLDGCLDVGIRVIDTRHEGAATLAAEGWSLATGRTGVAAVTAGPGFANSLTGFVDAAAWNVPLLLFAGRTGLQQRGRGAVMDVDQRAMVAPVAKWAEACHQTERIPRYVAEALARSRAGTPGPVYLEIPQDIFMASAPALLTDAAGGFPAVPPVPSPDPVDLDRALDALQRAERPLVLAGGGAFWSGAGEALARFAERAEIPVVTTSSSRGLVPDSHPWCLGSMVHSGIAVPGADVVLVLGSAFNANVMYGSAPLFAPTGQTVIQVDISGDRIGGNRRPDIAVVGDATRVITELTDAWQKSAPGRDVWLQQAKDLSAFARATWDAQVDAHTGERVHAGAMAREVAAFARDVAGDAVTFVSDGGDALTWMLAYGYAERPGRFLSTTTALGTLGVGLPFSIAAKAARPGEPVFCVIGDGSFGLCAMEVDTAVRHGLPVITIVSNNAGWRDVSHEQDAWYGKGRRTASDLGDSRYDKVAEAFGGHGEHVTTLAELRPALERSLDSGVASVINVQTDPEILSELLRNLGPLGLM is encoded by the coding sequence ATGCCCGAGTTCGTTCCCGGCTTCATCCAGCCCTCCGCATCGGAAGGCGGGACGCACGGCGGCCTCCTCATGGCGCAGGCCCTCAAGGAGGCCGGCGTCGACACGATCTTCGGCCTGTGCGGCGGCCACATCCTCGGGTTGCTCGACGGCTGTCTCGACGTCGGGATCCGCGTGATCGACACCCGGCACGAGGGAGCGGCGACACTCGCAGCCGAGGGATGGTCGCTCGCGACCGGCCGCACCGGGGTGGCGGCGGTGACCGCGGGCCCCGGCTTCGCGAACTCGCTCACCGGGTTCGTCGACGCCGCGGCGTGGAACGTTCCGCTGCTCCTCTTCGCGGGGCGCACCGGGCTGCAGCAGCGCGGCCGCGGCGCGGTGATGGACGTCGACCAGCGCGCGATGGTCGCCCCGGTCGCGAAATGGGCCGAGGCCTGCCATCAGACCGAGCGGATCCCGCGCTACGTCGCCGAGGCGCTCGCGCGGTCGCGCGCCGGAACGCCGGGCCCCGTGTACCTCGAGATCCCCCAAGACATCTTCATGGCGAGCGCGCCGGCCCTCTTGACGGACGCGGCCGGCGGATTCCCGGCGGTTCCGCCGGTGCCCTCGCCCGACCCGGTCGATCTCGATCGTGCGCTCGACGCGCTGCAACGCGCGGAGCGCCCGCTCGTCCTCGCCGGGGGCGGCGCGTTCTGGTCGGGCGCCGGCGAGGCACTGGCGCGCTTCGCCGAGCGCGCGGAGATCCCGGTCGTGACGACGAGTTCGTCGCGCGGTCTGGTCCCCGATTCCCATCCGTGGTGTCTCGGCTCGATGGTTCACTCGGGGATCGCGGTGCCGGGCGCCGACGTCGTGCTCGTCCTCGGAAGCGCGTTCAACGCCAACGTGATGTACGGCAGCGCACCGCTGTTCGCTCCCACGGGGCAGACGGTGATCCAGGTCGACATCTCGGGCGACCGGATCGGCGGCAACCGCCGGCCCGACATCGCGGTGGTCGGAGACGCGACCCGGGTGATTACCGAGCTGACCGACGCGTGGCAGAAGTCGGCACCGGGACGTGATGTCTGGCTCCAGCAAGCGAAGGACCTTTCCGCGTTCGCGCGAGCGACGTGGGACGCGCAGGTCGACGCACACACGGGCGAGCGCGTGCACGCCGGCGCGATGGCCCGTGAGGTCGCGGCGTTCGCCCGCGACGTGGCCGGAGACGCCGTCACGTTCGTCTCCGACGGCGGGGACGCGCTCACCTGGATGCTCGCGTACGGGTACGCGGAGCGGCCGGGACGCTTCTTGAGCACGACGACCGCGCTCGGGACGCTCGGCGTCGGCCTGCCGTTCTCGATCGCGGCGAAGGCCGCGCGGCCCGGCGAGCCCGTCTTCTGCGTGATCGGCGACGGCTCGTTCGGATTGTGCGCGATGGAGGTCGACACCGCGGTGCGGCACGGCCTCCCCGTGATCACGATCGTGTCGAACAACGCCGGATGGCGCGATGTCAGCCACGAGCAGGACGCGTGGTACGGGAAGGGGCGCCGCACCGCCAGCGACCTCGGCGACTCGCGCTACGACAAGGTCGCGGAGGCGTTCGGCGGCCACGGCGAGCACGTGACGACGCTCGCCGAGCTGCGGCCGGCCCTGGAGCGGTCCCTCGATTCCGGCGTCGCGTCGGTGATCAACGTCCAGACCGACCCAGAGATCCTCTCCGAGCTCCTCCGCAACCTCGGCCCGCTCGGGCTGATGTAG
- a CDS encoding TetR family transcriptional regulator, with protein MSATTAELFRLAAEHASADETAARILDAAMAQFLDFGLRRTTVEDVAVRAGVTRVTVHRRFGRKSDLIQGLLLRELSRFLKEFDAIVSPLPTLEDKLVEGFVVTLRAARSHPLITRILATEPEVLLPELTVRGGPFLQAACAFLVSYTREQAAGYEEADVAAIGEIFVRLVASFLLTPAAVSDLGTDAAARRYAERHLAPLLRTARSKPSRRKR; from the coding sequence GTGAGCGCGACGACGGCGGAGCTGTTCAGGCTCGCGGCCGAGCACGCATCTGCCGATGAGACGGCCGCGCGGATCCTCGACGCCGCGATGGCGCAGTTCCTCGACTTCGGCTTGCGGCGGACGACGGTCGAGGACGTCGCCGTTCGCGCCGGCGTCACCCGCGTCACCGTCCACCGCCGGTTCGGCCGCAAGAGCGACCTGATCCAAGGGCTGCTGCTCCGTGAGCTGTCGCGCTTCCTCAAGGAGTTCGACGCGATCGTCTCCCCTCTGCCGACGCTCGAGGACAAGCTCGTCGAGGGCTTCGTCGTCACCTTGCGCGCCGCGCGTTCGCATCCGCTGATCACACGGATCCTGGCGACCGAGCCCGAAGTGCTCCTGCCCGAGCTGACGGTTCGCGGCGGGCCGTTCCTCCAGGCGGCATGCGCGTTCCTGGTTTCCTACACGCGCGAGCAGGCCGCGGGCTACGAGGAGGCCGACGTCGCGGCGATCGGAGAGATCTTCGTTCGGCTCGTCGCCTCGTTCTTGCTCACCCCGGCGGCGGTGTCCGATCTGGGAACCGACGCCGCGGCGCGCCGATACGCGGAGCGGCACCTCGCGCCGCTCCTGCGCACCGCGCGTTCGAAGCCCTCGCGCCGGAAGCGCTAG
- a CDS encoding AMP-binding protein — MLDQTFPRQEARKKLFDAYRKRGLWGQASFNDILEEACTKRWPDSEFVVESRERPASLTYRELHERGLKLAGALRGLGLRKGDVLAMEMPNWIEGCITYHACAALGVIVVPIIHIYRAKEVEFILRQSGAKVFMTPDHYRSMAVDYLAMTAEIRPRLPGLEQVVVVGDEVPDGSLSFSELEASGTDGFPRPEVSPDEPHILAYTSGTTSDPKGVVHSHNTFFAELRAIVAASGGGEEDVFMSPNPIGHIAGIYAALIAPFRCGYKKLVLVDGFDPRWMLELIAQHKVTRSGGAPIFMQVMLNDPEFANIDTSSLQLFGVGGANVAPSLIEQADSVGWWSMRSYGCTEHPSITMGTGDDPLQKRAHTDGRPMLDVEIRLVDDGGNEVAPGEEGEVCSRGPDQFLGYMDPAMDADAFDGGGWFHTGDIGRIDADGYLTITDRKKDIIIRGGENISAREVEEALAKHPKVQEAAVTPVSDARYGEKVCAFVITRDGQPLTLDEVLAHFKGLGVAKQKTPERLELVTEFPRTLSGKVQKYVLRRQIDAR; from the coding sequence GTGCTCGACCAGACGTTCCCACGCCAGGAAGCGCGCAAGAAGCTCTTCGACGCGTACCGCAAGCGCGGCTTGTGGGGCCAGGCGTCGTTCAACGACATCCTCGAGGAGGCGTGCACCAAGCGCTGGCCGGACTCCGAGTTCGTCGTCGAGTCGCGCGAGCGTCCGGCCTCGCTGACCTACCGCGAGCTCCACGAGCGCGGGCTGAAGCTCGCCGGGGCGCTCCGCGGGCTCGGGCTGCGCAAAGGCGACGTGCTCGCGATGGAGATGCCCAACTGGATCGAGGGCTGCATCACCTACCACGCGTGCGCGGCACTCGGCGTGATCGTGGTTCCGATCATCCACATCTACCGCGCCAAGGAGGTCGAGTTCATCCTCCGACAGTCCGGCGCGAAGGTGTTCATGACACCCGACCACTACCGTTCGATGGCCGTCGACTACCTCGCGATGACGGCGGAGATCCGCCCCCGGCTCCCGGGGCTCGAGCAGGTCGTCGTCGTCGGCGACGAGGTTCCGGACGGCAGCCTTTCGTTCTCCGAGCTCGAGGCGAGCGGTACCGACGGCTTCCCGCGGCCCGAGGTCTCGCCCGACGAGCCGCACATCCTTGCGTACACCAGCGGCACAACGTCCGACCCGAAGGGCGTGGTCCATTCGCACAACACGTTCTTCGCCGAGCTGCGCGCGATCGTCGCGGCGTCGGGCGGCGGCGAGGAAGACGTATTCATGTCGCCGAACCCGATCGGCCATATCGCCGGGATATACGCGGCCCTGATCGCGCCGTTCCGCTGCGGTTACAAGAAGCTGGTGCTCGTGGACGGGTTCGATCCGCGCTGGATGCTCGAGCTGATCGCGCAGCACAAGGTGACGCGATCCGGCGGCGCTCCGATCTTCATGCAGGTGATGCTCAACGATCCCGAGTTCGCGAACATCGACACCTCCTCGCTCCAGCTGTTCGGTGTCGGCGGCGCGAACGTCGCACCGTCGTTGATCGAGCAGGCGGATTCGGTCGGGTGGTGGTCGATGCGTTCGTACGGATGCACCGAGCACCCGTCGATCACGATGGGAACGGGCGACGACCCGCTCCAGAAGCGCGCGCACACCGACGGCCGGCCGATGCTCGACGTCGAGATACGCCTCGTCGACGACGGCGGGAACGAGGTCGCCCCCGGCGAGGAGGGCGAGGTCTGCTCGCGCGGCCCGGACCAGTTCCTCGGCTACATGGACCCGGCGATGGACGCCGACGCGTTCGACGGCGGCGGCTGGTTCCACACCGGCGACATCGGCCGTATCGACGCCGACGGCTACCTGACGATCACCGACCGCAAGAAGGACATCATCATCCGCGGCGGCGAGAACATCTCGGCCCGCGAGGTCGAGGAGGCACTCGCGAAGCACCCGAAGGTGCAGGAGGCTGCGGTCACGCCGGTCTCCGACGCGCGCTACGGCGAGAAGGTCTGCGCGTTCGTCATCACGCGCGACGGGCAGCCGCTGACCCTCGACGAGGTGCTCGCCCATTTCAAGGGGCTCGGCGTCGCCAAGCAGAAGACGCCCGAGCGGCTCGAGCTCGTCACGGAGTTCCCCCGGACGCTGTCGGGGAAGGTGCAGAAGTACGTGCTACGGCGCCAGATCGACGCCCGCTAG
- a CDS encoding DsbA family protein, which yields MPDALTVYFDFTCGYSYRAMHWLALIPDLTVEWRTFSLKEVNREPGESWLEATSPPSVSVFAQALAHAARAGDYDRYHHAVFEAMHGEHLRLSEEGFLEIAADAGADVDAFNQDRGAWVARVGAEHYDAVERLGAFGTPTVVLDGAAAYLRLAEVPPSEADARTIVGGLRSLASSTANLVEVFRPEGPHPTPIALSPPSDSR from the coding sequence ATGCCTGACGCCCTGACGGTCTACTTCGACTTCACCTGCGGCTACTCGTACCGGGCGATGCATTGGCTCGCCCTGATCCCCGACCTGACCGTCGAGTGGCGGACCTTCTCGCTCAAGGAAGTGAACCGGGAGCCGGGGGAGTCCTGGCTCGAGGCCACGTCGCCGCCGAGCGTCTCGGTCTTCGCGCAGGCCCTCGCGCACGCCGCTCGGGCCGGCGACTACGACCGGTACCACCACGCCGTGTTCGAGGCGATGCACGGCGAGCACCTACGCCTCTCAGAAGAAGGATTCCTCGAGATCGCGGCCGACGCCGGCGCCGACGTGGACGCGTTCAACCAAGACCGCGGCGCCTGGGTCGCGAGGGTCGGGGCCGAGCACTACGACGCGGTCGAGCGGCTGGGCGCCTTCGGGACGCCGACCGTCGTGCTCGATGGCGCGGCCGCCTATTTGCGGCTCGCGGAGGTCCCCCCGAGCGAAGCGGACGCGCGGACCATCGTCGGCGGTCTCCGCAGCCTCGCTTCCTCGACGGCGAACCTGGTCGAGGTCTTCCGTCCCGAGGGCCCACATCCGACTCCGATAGCGCTTTCACCGCCGAGCGATTCACGGTAG
- a CDS encoding oxygenase MpaB family protein, which translates to MAEVRHDERTVAPPEPFGPGSLLWESIGDRRILLVLGGALIMQTMHPSIGHAVAARSVYKTDPWGRLERSLDSLQKWVYAGEGSFAEGERLRAMHKAFRGVDDQGTTYSALDPEPWAWVHLTAYERGITFERYFTLPGQRADERALYQEVLQLGRILQVPEHALPPTVEDYWAYFDEMVASKLEAHPTAVDVLERMTRTPRPKWFPAAMEAIWKPFGLSAGTFQRFITVGTFPPAIRKMFDLEWTEDDERKLRRVGRAIAEVMPRLPERLRYLPLAYKARKAARAS; encoded by the coding sequence ATGGCCGAGGTTCGGCACGACGAGCGTACGGTCGCTCCGCCGGAGCCGTTCGGGCCCGGCTCGCTCTTGTGGGAGAGCATCGGCGACCGCCGGATCCTGCTCGTACTCGGCGGCGCGCTCATCATGCAGACGATGCATCCCTCGATCGGTCACGCGGTGGCCGCGCGGTCCGTCTACAAGACCGATCCGTGGGGACGGCTCGAACGGAGCCTCGACTCGCTCCAGAAGTGGGTGTACGCCGGCGAGGGATCGTTCGCGGAAGGCGAACGGCTGCGCGCGATGCATAAGGCGTTCCGCGGCGTCGACGATCAGGGCACGACGTACTCGGCCCTCGACCCCGAACCGTGGGCATGGGTGCACCTGACCGCCTACGAGCGGGGGATCACGTTCGAGCGGTACTTCACGTTGCCCGGGCAGCGGGCCGACGAGCGCGCCCTCTACCAGGAGGTGTTGCAGCTCGGCCGGATCCTGCAGGTGCCGGAGCACGCGCTGCCGCCGACGGTCGAGGACTACTGGGCGTACTTCGACGAGATGGTCGCGTCCAAGCTCGAGGCGCATCCGACGGCGGTCGACGTGCTCGAGCGCATGACTCGGACACCGCGGCCGAAGTGGTTCCCGGCGGCGATGGAGGCCATCTGGAAGCCGTTCGGGCTTTCGGCGGGCACGTTCCAGCGGTTCATCACGGTCGGGACCTTTCCCCCGGCCATCCGGAAGATGTTCGACCTCGAGTGGACCGAAGACGACGAGCGGAAGCTCCGTCGGGTCGGACGCGCGATCGCCGAGGTGATGCCTCGTCTCCCCGAGCGCCTGCGGTACCTCCCGCTCGCGTACAAGGCTCGGAAAGCGGCGCGCGCGTCGTGA
- a CDS encoding acyl-CoA dehydrogenase family protein, with protein MVDFTLTDEQRELRRATRELAEREFRPRAARWDENEEFPSENLEILGRQGLTGLSVPEKYGGLGLGDLEAGLVLEQIGRVCLSTAVVCQLFLNGPPRAIAAFGSEDLKERYLPQVAGGECLIGIGMTEPDAGSDAMAMRAKLRRVDGGWRLEGYKNMVTGGHKAQAFFVVARFPADDSSKALGAVMVPADAPGVSVSKVHKKMGLRGAAEAEVAFDDAPVADSDVLLEGDAKGSAMRTILAQFNHERLGNASMCVGVAAGALDESIRYAQERKVGGKRLIDVQAIAHKLAEMATKVDAARLMVWRACSTGEHIGGIHEPDPMMVVKAKWYANIVAQEVSNEAIQIHGGYGYTREFPVERMFRDVRGLAIGAGTVEIQKNLIARLLDRQGSNEVF; from the coding sequence GTGGTCGACTTCACGCTCACCGACGAGCAGCGAGAGCTGCGCCGCGCGACGCGCGAGCTCGCCGAGCGCGAGTTCCGTCCGCGCGCCGCCCGCTGGGACGAGAACGAGGAGTTCCCGTCCGAGAACCTCGAGATCCTCGGGCGCCAAGGCCTCACGGGCTTGAGCGTTCCGGAGAAGTACGGCGGGCTGGGGCTCGGCGACCTGGAAGCGGGGCTCGTGCTCGAACAGATCGGTCGGGTGTGCCTATCGACCGCGGTCGTGTGCCAGCTCTTCCTGAACGGCCCCCCGCGCGCGATCGCGGCATTCGGCAGCGAGGACCTGAAGGAGCGCTACCTGCCGCAGGTCGCGGGCGGTGAGTGTCTGATCGGGATCGGCATGACCGAACCGGATGCCGGGTCGGACGCGATGGCGATGCGCGCGAAGCTGCGGCGCGTCGACGGCGGCTGGCGGCTCGAGGGTTACAAGAACATGGTGACCGGCGGGCACAAGGCGCAAGCCTTCTTCGTCGTGGCGCGTTTCCCGGCGGACGACTCCTCGAAGGCGCTCGGGGCCGTGATGGTGCCGGCCGACGCGCCGGGCGTGTCGGTGTCGAAGGTGCACAAGAAGATGGGGCTGCGCGGCGCGGCCGAGGCCGAGGTCGCGTTCGACGATGCGCCGGTCGCCGACTCAGACGTGCTGCTCGAAGGCGATGCGAAAGGGTCGGCGATGCGGACGATCCTTGCCCAGTTCAACCACGAGCGGCTCGGCAACGCGTCGATGTGCGTCGGCGTCGCGGCGGGGGCGCTCGACGAGTCGATCCGCTACGCGCAGGAGCGCAAGGTCGGGGGGAAGCGGCTGATCGACGTTCAGGCGATCGCGCACAAGCTCGCCGAGATGGCGACGAAGGTGGACGCGGCACGCCTGATGGTCTGGCGTGCGTGCAGCACGGGCGAGCACATCGGCGGCATCCACGAGCCGGACCCGATGATGGTGGTCAAGGCGAAGTGGTATGCGAACATCGTGGCCCAAGAGGTTTCAAACGAGGCGATCCAGATCCACGGCGGCTACGGCTACACGCGCGAGTTCCCGGTGGAGCGGATGTTCCGCGACGTCCGCGGTCTGGCGATCGGCGCCGGCACGGTCGAGATCCAGAAGAACCTGATCGCCCGCCTGCTCGACCGGCAGGGGTCGAACGAAGTCTTCTGA